A region of Poecile atricapillus isolate bPoeAtr1 chromosome 24, bPoeAtr1.hap1, whole genome shotgun sequence DNA encodes the following proteins:
- the C24H1orf232 gene encoding uncharacterized protein C1orf232 homolog: protein MKPPDRRLARPARPAARGSGPAEPLAMAQGFWRLYKAKVLQSLGGPRPDGALQDEGDPPELMETAEPPALMEEGASPVSQLARKVQGVGARGWRTLSSFFSREDEHQLLGPEPCPDHPLATEPSEMPHTEKAPGFWDLFATKWQQASGPDKGVPPPEPGDSPGEPPGDDGSDLREPEEGAFHWGFLAGKLAEIRNKTAPKGN, encoded by the exons ATGAAGCCACCGGATCGCCGGCTCGCCCGTCCGGCCCGCCCCGCTGCCCGCGGCTCCGGCCCCGCTGAGCCCCTCGCCATGGCCCAGGGCTTCTGGAGGCTCTACAAAGCCaaagtgctgcagagcctgggggGGCCGCGGCCGGACGGGGCCCTGCAGGACGAG GGAGACCCCCCCGAGCTGATGGAGACGGCCGAGCCCCCCGCGCTGATGGAGGAGGGAGCCAGCCCCGTGTCCCAGCTGGCCAggaag GTGCAGGGGGTGGGTGCCCGGGGCTGGCGGACGCTTTCATCCTTCTTCAGCCGCGAGGACGAGCACCAGCTGCTCGGCCCGGAGCCCTGCCCAGACCA CCCTCTGGCCACTGAGCCGTCCGAGATGCCCCACACCGAGAAGGCGCCTGGATTTTGGGATCTCTTTGCCACCAAGTGGCAGCAGGCGTCGGGGCCGGACAAGGGGGTGCCCCCCCCGGAGCCGGGTGACAGCCCCGGGGAGCCGCCGGGTGACGACGGCAGCGACCTGCGGGAGCCAGAGGAAGGGGCCTTCCACTGGGGCTTCCTGGCTGGCAAACTGGCCGAAATCCGGAATAAAACCGCCCCCAAGGGCAACTAG
- the FAM110D gene encoding protein FAM110D: MVPLGSPALAVCASSNLRLVTPGRGSPLAWLSPQGPGGSGGRRPSAVERLEADKAKYVKSQQVINRRQEPALRGSPRLSPHGRRRLGRQQCSELCPGSELSRDGSRKLPCPQSPVSRRSGSRRLLRPDSLVIYRQKRDCLAGDKENTKGSGLVRRLFQGPLRDRAPSSPPARALGEGPRAPQSPETPMLWAPAEKEEARTPGGGSGGDSGGIFPISCHPPSPAAEQPPGTPGKEPLALRVSLPLSEQERFFNYCGLDRALVELLGRERFGPAGWDSASARPPGSCESEPGRASGGSEGDAGPGEEEPDSRLGSAVSVVERNARVIKWLYGCQRAWAAAKESTV, translated from the coding sequence ATGGTGCCCTTGGGCAGCCCCGCTCTCGCCGTCTGCGCCTCCAGCAACCTGCGCCTGGTGACCCCCGGGCGCGGCTCCCCGCTGGCCTGGCTGAGCCCGCAGGGcccggggggcagcgggggccGGAGACCCAGCGCCGTGGAGCGGCTGGAGGCCGACAAGGCCAAGTACGTCAAGTCCCAGCAGGTGATCAACAGGCGGCAGGAGCCGGCGCTGCGGGGCTCGCCCCGGTTGTCCCCGCacgggcggcggcggctcggGCGGCAGCAGTGCAGCGAGCTGTGCCCGGGCTCGGAGCTGAGCCGGGACGGGTCCCGCAAGCTGCCGTGCCCGCAGTCCCCCGTGTCCCGCCGCAGCGGCAGCCGCCGCCTGCTGAGACCCGACTCGCTCGTCATCTACCGGCAGAAACGGGACTGCCTGGCCGGGGACAAAGAGAACACCAAGGGCTCCGGGCTGGTGCGGCGCCTCTTCCAGGGACCCCTCAGAGACAGAGCCCCCAGCTCGCCCCCCGCCAGGGCGCTGGGCGAGGgacccagagccccccagagccccgaGACCCCCATGCTGTGGGCGCCGGCGGAGAAGGAGGAGGCGCGGACACCGGGAGGCGGCAGCGGCGGTGACAGCGGCGGCATCTTCCCCATCTCCTGCCATCCCCCGTCCCCCGCCGCCGAGCAGCCCCCCGGCACCCCCGGGAAGGAGCCGCTGGCTCTGCGCGTGTCGCTGCCGCTGTCGGAGCAGGAGCGCTTCTTCAACTACTGCGGGCTGGACCGGGCGctggtggagctgctgggccgGGAGCGCTTCGGGCCCGCGGGCTGGGACAGCGCCTCGGCCCGGCCCCCCGGATCCTGCGAGTCCGAGCCCGGCCGGGCCTCGGGGGGCAGCGAGGGGGACGCGGGGCCGGGCGAGGAGGAGCCGGACTCCCGGCTGGGCTCCGCCGTCTCCGTGGTGGAGCGCAACGCCCGAGTCATCAAGTGGCTCTACGGCTGCCAGAGAGCCTGGGCGGCTGCCAAGGAGTCCACGGTGTGA
- the ZNF593 gene encoding zinc finger protein 593, with protein sequence MSPRNGRRTGAHRAHSLARQLKTKRRRRDLDEIHADLKPENAARLLRQEVDPDLPGCAQFYCLHCARYFVDLNSMKEHFRSKVHKKRLKQLREAPYTQEEAERAAGMGSYIPPKKVEVQTQPLEEVTEMEASS encoded by the exons ATGTCGCCGCGGAACGGGCGCCGCACCGGAGCGCACCGGGCGCACTCGCTCGCCCGGCAGCTGAAGACGAAGCGGCGCCGGCGCGACCTGGACGAGATCCACGCGGACCTGAAGCCCGAGAACGCCGCGCGGCTGCTGCGGCAGGAGGTCGACCCCGACCTGCCGGGCTGTGCCCAGTTCTACTGCCTGCACTGCGC GCGCTACTTCGTGGACCTGAACAGCATGAAGGAGCACTTCAGATCCAAGGTGCACAAGAAGAG GCTGAAGCAGCTTCGTGAGGCTCCGTACACGCAGGAGGAAGCTGAACGCGCCGCCGGGATGGGCTCCTACATCCCCCCAAAGAAGGTGGAGGTGCAGACCCAGCCCCTCGAGGAGGTCACCGAGATGGAGGCGTCCAGCTGA